The proteins below come from a single Notamacropus eugenii isolate mMacEug1 chromosome 7, mMacEug1.pri_v2, whole genome shotgun sequence genomic window:
- the LOC140513278 gene encoding olfactory receptor 4F6-like, translating into MNEVNHSMVYEFVFLGISNSWVMQLFLLVFSFMFYVAIVLGNFLIMFTVIFEPHLHSPMYLLLSNLSLIDLCLSSVPVPKMIYDLFFEHKTISFLGCLMQIFFIHKFGGTEMLLLISMAFDRYVAICKPLHYLTIMNQRMCIFLIVCSWVIGLIHAVIQLAFVVNLPFCGPNEIDSFYCDLPRLIRLACADTYKLEFIVTANSGFISMGTLFLLVISYIYILVTVQKHSSNGLSKALSTLSAHITVVVLFFGPCIFVYVWPFPTMPVDKFLFIFNFVITPVLNPSIYTFRNKEMKVAMKRLISQLRSSRKNL; encoded by the coding sequence ATGAATGAAGTGAATCATTCCATGGTATATGAATTTGTGTTCTTGGGGATTTCCAATTCATGGGTCATGCAACTTTTCCTCCTGGTATTCTCCTTCATGTTCTATGTGGCCATTGTGCTGGGAAACTTCCTCATTATGTTCACAGTCATCTTTGAACCTCACTTGCATTCTCCCATGTATCTTCTATTGTCTAACCTCTCACTCATCGACCTGTGCCTTTCTTCTGTTCCTGTTCCTAAAATGATTTATGACCTTTTTTTTGAGCACAAAACCATATCCTTCCTTGGTTGCCTGATGCagattttcttcattcataagtttggaggaactgagatgctGCTGCtaatttccatggcctttgatagATATGTTGCCATATGTAAGCCTCTTCACTATCTGACCATTATGAATCAAAGAATGTGCATTTTTCTCATAGTGTGCTCTTGGGTCATTGGTCTCATACATGCAGTGATCCAGTTAGCTTTTGTGGTAAACTTGCCTTTTTGTGGTCCTAATGAAATTGACAGTTTTTATTGTGATCTTCCTCGTTTGATCAGATTGGCCTGTGCAGACACCTACAAATTGGAGTTCATAGTCACTGCTAACAGTGGTTTCATTTCCATGGGAACCTTATTCCTATTGGTTATCTCCTACATATATATCTTGGTCACTGTTCAGAAACACTCTTCAAATGGTTTGTCCAAAGCTCTCTCTACTTTGTCTGCTCACATCACTGTGGTGGTGTTATTTTTTGGTCCATGTATTTTTGTCTATGTGTGGCCATTCCCCACAATGCCTGTGgataaatttcttttcatttttaattttgttatcaCCCCTGTCCTAAATccttctatatatacattcaggAACAAGGAGATGAAAGTTGCCATGAAGAGACTGATCAGTCAACTTCGAAGTTCCAGGAAAAATTTGTAA